A section of the Streptomyces sp. NBC_01591 genome encodes:
- a CDS encoding TetR/AcrR family transcriptional regulator, with the protein MAEDRRTRRTRRALGTALVELVLERGFSALTVEDITEQADVARATFYAHFKGKDDLFARVTTDLLEQLTQRLEPAVSGSAIGFTGKPLLEMLRHVSDERDAYRVVLRGEGDGKPLQMFVDSCAAATAQEFKARAERNNVQPRIDADLLARVWVGEQIAVLRWWAEQDTPPMPAEEAVRMLLDLALHGRYWASGFTAPDQG; encoded by the coding sequence ATGGCCGAGGACAGGCGCACCAGGCGTACCCGCAGGGCGCTGGGCACCGCACTGGTGGAGTTGGTGCTGGAACGCGGCTTCAGTGCGCTCACCGTCGAAGACATCACCGAGCAGGCCGATGTCGCACGCGCCACGTTCTACGCACACTTCAAGGGCAAGGACGACCTGTTCGCGCGCGTGACCACCGACCTGCTGGAGCAACTCACGCAGCGCCTGGAACCGGCGGTCTCCGGCAGCGCCATCGGGTTCACCGGCAAGCCGCTGCTGGAGATGTTGCGGCACGTCAGTGACGAGCGGGACGCGTACCGGGTCGTCCTGCGCGGCGAGGGGGACGGCAAGCCCCTGCAGATGTTCGTCGACTCCTGCGCCGCCGCGACGGCGCAGGAGTTCAAGGCCCGCGCCGAACGCAACAACGTCCAGCCGCGCATCGACGCCGACCTCCTGGCCCGTGTCTGGGTGGGCGAACAGATCGCCGTACTGCGCTGGTGGGCCGAGCAGGACACCCCGCCGATGCCCGCCGAGGAGGCCGTGCGCATGCTTCTGGACCTGGCCCTGCACGGCCGGTACTGGGCCAGCGGATTCACCGCACCGGACCAGGGCTGA
- a CDS encoding peptidylprolyl isomerase, with amino-acid sequence MTSKVYFDITINDEPAGRITFKLFDDVVPKTAENFRQLATGENGFGYKGSSFHRVIPDFMLQGGDFTRGDGTGGKSIYGAKFPDENFKLAHTKPGQLSMANSGPHSNGSQFFITTIVTSWLDGKHVVFGEVDDEDSMKLVKKIESLGSQSGRTQAKITIADSGTL; translated from the coding sequence ATGACGAGCAAGGTTTACTTCGACATCACCATCAACGACGAGCCCGCCGGGCGAATCACGTTCAAGCTGTTCGACGACGTCGTTCCCAAGACGGCGGAGAACTTCCGCCAGCTGGCGACCGGCGAGAACGGTTTCGGTTACAAGGGGTCGTCCTTCCACCGGGTCATCCCCGACTTCATGCTCCAGGGCGGCGACTTCACCCGGGGCGACGGCACGGGCGGCAAGAGCATCTACGGCGCCAAGTTCCCGGACGAGAACTTCAAGCTGGCGCACACCAAGCCGGGCCAGCTGTCCATGGCCAACAGCGGCCCCCACTCCAACGGCTCGCAGTTCTTCATCACGACGATCGTGACGTCGTGGCTGGACGGCAAGCACGTGGTGTTCGGCGAGGTCGACGACGAGGACAGCATGAAGCTGGTCAAGAAGATCGAGTCCCTCGGCTCGCAGAGCGGCCGCACGCAGGCGAAGATCACCATCGCGGACAGCGGCACTCTCTGA
- a CDS encoding NUDIX domain-containing protein, translated as MQWANLNEQTVYENRWFRVNLADVVIPDGRHLDHFVIRLRPVAAATVVNEADEVLLLWRHRFITDSWGWELAAGVVEDGEDIEAAAAREMEEETGWRPGSLRPLLTVEPSNGLTDARHHLYWSEEADWTGPPSDAFESSRREWIPLKLVPDMIARGEVPAAGMAAGLMVLHHLRLG; from the coding sequence GTGCAATGGGCGAACCTGAACGAACAAACTGTGTATGAGAACCGATGGTTCCGGGTCAATCTGGCAGATGTGGTCATCCCCGACGGCCGCCATCTCGACCACTTCGTCATCCGGCTCCGCCCCGTCGCGGCGGCCACCGTCGTCAACGAGGCCGATGAGGTGCTCCTGCTGTGGCGGCACCGGTTCATCACGGACAGCTGGGGCTGGGAGCTCGCCGCGGGCGTCGTCGAGGACGGTGAGGACATCGAGGCCGCCGCCGCCCGGGAGATGGAGGAGGAGACCGGCTGGCGTCCCGGGTCGCTGCGCCCGCTGCTGACCGTGGAGCCGTCGAACGGCCTCACCGACGCCCGGCACCACCTCTACTGGTCCGAGGAGGCCGACTGGACCGGCCCGCCCAGCGATGCCTTCGAGTCCTCACGCCGCGAGTGGATACCGCTCAAGCTGGTGCCCGACATGATCGCCCGCGGCGAGGTCCCGGCCGCCGGTATGGCCGCCGGACTGATGGTGCTCCATCACTTGCGGCTGGGGTGA
- a CDS encoding DUF1918 domain-containing protein: MEAHTGDRLLIHGRTVGQHDKVAEIVEVLGAGGTPPYRVRFADGHEHLISPGPDSVVQHTDTRKQAPETP, translated from the coding sequence ATGGAGGCACACACGGGCGACCGGCTGCTGATACACGGCAGGACCGTGGGGCAGCACGACAAGGTCGCAGAGATCGTCGAAGTGCTCGGGGCCGGGGGCACTCCCCCGTACCGCGTCCGCTTCGCCGACGGACACGAGCACCTGATTTCACCCGGTCCCGACAGCGTCGTACAGCACACCGACACCCGGAAGCAGGCCCCGGAGACTCCGTAG
- a CDS encoding class I adenylate-forming enzyme family protein, translating to MNLGTYLTRSARYWPDATALVSGERSWTYAELDSATDRLASALVARGLRPGDAVASLAWNRGELVEVEFALYKAGLVRAPINARLGRSEIEHILRYAPVRVLLFDAAHREDALAAIEASGTGCLPVLLEDEPASAAIPGAAAVLGYRTLLGEVEAAPVATDVDGDAPCVLNFTSGSTGALKAAVQTFGNRLANMRKLLMSDESRPRPGTRYLACGPITHATGMTLLANVFAGATTYVLPTWSAEAFMDTVEKERITATFLVPAMVNMVLAHPDATARDLSSLTGVRVGGAPISPQRLRDAVQLFGPVVAQGYGLGETTSVVAGLSSQEIARAVADDPELLQSCGRAMYDTEIRIVDEAGRPLPPREVGELIVRGPDCVREYWQEPELSAQTFRDGWVHTGDLAWMREDGYLFLVDRKKDMIISGGFNIYSTEVEAALYEHPGVQEVCVVGVPDETWGEAVKAVIVPRPGHAPSADEITAFCAERLDRFKKPRSVDFVGELPHNRNGKLDRKAVREPFWAGADRRVN from the coding sequence ATGAACCTCGGCACGTACCTCACCCGCAGCGCCCGCTACTGGCCCGACGCGACCGCTCTGGTCAGCGGCGAGCGTTCCTGGACGTACGCGGAGCTGGACAGTGCGACCGACCGGCTCGCCTCGGCCCTGGTCGCCCGGGGGCTGCGCCCCGGCGACGCGGTCGCCTCCCTGGCCTGGAACCGCGGGGAACTGGTCGAGGTCGAATTCGCCCTTTACAAGGCCGGACTGGTGCGCGCGCCGATCAACGCCCGGCTGGGGCGCAGCGAGATCGAGCACATCCTGCGCTACGCGCCGGTGCGCGTCCTCCTGTTCGACGCGGCGCACCGTGAGGACGCGCTGGCCGCCATCGAGGCTTCGGGCACCGGCTGTCTTCCCGTGCTCCTGGAGGACGAGCCGGCCTCGGCCGCGATACCGGGTGCCGCCGCGGTCCTCGGCTACCGGACCCTGCTCGGCGAGGTGGAGGCCGCCCCGGTCGCCACCGACGTGGACGGGGACGCCCCGTGCGTCCTGAACTTCACCTCCGGATCCACCGGAGCGCTCAAGGCGGCCGTCCAGACCTTCGGCAACCGCCTCGCGAACATGCGCAAACTCCTGATGAGCGACGAATCCCGCCCCCGGCCGGGCACCCGCTACCTCGCCTGCGGCCCCATCACCCACGCCACCGGCATGACCCTGCTGGCCAACGTGTTCGCCGGGGCAACCACCTACGTGCTGCCGACCTGGAGCGCCGAGGCGTTCATGGACACGGTGGAGAAGGAACGCATCACCGCGACGTTCCTCGTCCCCGCCATGGTCAACATGGTGCTGGCCCACCCGGATGCGACCGCGCGGGACCTCTCCAGCCTGACCGGCGTGCGTGTGGGAGGTGCGCCCATCTCACCCCAACGCCTGCGGGACGCCGTGCAGTTGTTCGGCCCGGTCGTGGCGCAGGGCTACGGCCTCGGCGAGACCACCAGTGTGGTGGCGGGACTGAGCAGCCAGGAGATCGCCCGCGCCGTCGCGGACGACCCCGAACTGCTGCAGTCCTGCGGACGGGCGATGTACGACACCGAGATCCGGATCGTCGACGAGGCCGGCCGGCCGCTGCCGCCCCGTGAGGTCGGTGAACTCATCGTCCGCGGCCCCGACTGCGTACGCGAGTACTGGCAGGAGCCCGAACTGTCGGCGCAGACGTTCCGCGACGGCTGGGTCCACACCGGCGACCTCGCCTGGATGCGCGAGGACGGCTACCTGTTCCTCGTCGACCGCAAGAAGGACATGATCATCTCCGGGGGGTTCAACATCTACTCCACCGAGGTCGAGGCCGCCCTCTACGAACACCCCGGTGTCCAGGAAGTCTGCGTCGTCGGCGTGCCCGACGAGACGTGGGGCGAAGCGGTCAAGGCCGTCATCGTGCCCCGCCCCGGCCACGCGCCGAGCGCCGACGAGATCACCGCGTTCTGCGCCGAGCGACTCGACCGCTTCAAGAAGCCCAGGAGCGTCGACTTCGTCGGAGAACTGCCCCACAACCGCAACGGAAAGCTCGACCGCAAGGCCGTGCGTGAACCGTTCTGGGCCGGCGCCGACCGCCGCGTGAACTGA
- a CDS encoding Clp protease N-terminal domain-containing protein, which translates to MVNPVRPTNPVRLDDLIEAIKKVHTDALDQLSDAVIAADHLGDVADHLIGHFVDQARRSGASWTDIGKSMGVTRQAAQKRFVAKDPGEVSDLDPSQGFSRFTERARNVVMAAQNEARAAHNDEVGTEHLVLGLLSEPEGIGAAFIRAQGITLEAVRQAATEALRPAVSGELPELIPYDAGARKALELTFREALRMGHNYIGTEHILLALLEQEDGTGVLTGLGIDKAAAERGIAEALSLIAASLEDG; encoded by the coding sequence ATGGTGAATCCCGTACGCCCGACCAATCCCGTGCGCCTCGACGACCTGATCGAGGCCATCAAAAAGGTGCACACCGACGCCCTCGACCAGCTCTCCGACGCGGTGATCGCCGCGGACCACCTCGGTGACGTGGCCGACCATCTGATCGGACACTTCGTGGACCAGGCCCGGCGCTCGGGCGCCTCCTGGACCGATATCGGCAAGAGCATGGGGGTGACCAGGCAGGCGGCCCAGAAGCGGTTCGTGGCCAAGGACCCCGGCGAGGTGTCGGATCTCGACCCCAGCCAGGGGTTCAGCCGCTTCACCGAGCGGGCCAGGAACGTCGTGATGGCCGCGCAGAACGAGGCCCGCGCGGCACACAACGACGAGGTGGGCACCGAGCACCTGGTGCTGGGCCTGCTCAGCGAGCCGGAAGGGATCGGCGCAGCGTTCATCAGGGCCCAGGGCATCACACTGGAGGCCGTCCGCCAGGCCGCCACCGAGGCGCTGCGCCCGGCCGTGTCCGGCGAGCTGCCCGAGCTCATCCCGTACGACGCCGGGGCCCGCAAGGCACTGGAGCTGACGTTCCGGGAGGCCCTCCGGATGGGCCACAACTACATCGGGACCGAGCACATCCTGCTCGCGCTGCTGGAGCAGGAGGACGGTACCGGTGTGCTGACGGGGCTCGGCATCGACAAGGCAGCCGCCGAGAGGGGCATCGCCGAGGCCCTCAGCCTGATCGCCGCCTCGCTGGAGGACGGCTGA
- a CDS encoding 3-hydroxybutyryl-CoA dehydrogenase, with protein sequence MADIARVGVVGCGQMGAGIAEVCARSGLEVMVAETTGEALEIGRTRLHNSLSKAAERGKITAEERDETLARLSFTTDLGEFADRDLVIEAVVENEQVKTEIFQVLDQVVTRQDAILASNTSSIPLVKLAVATSRPDQVIGIHFFNPAPVQKLVELIPALTTSDETVKRAEALVQDVLGKHPIRAQDRSGFVVNALLIPYLLSAIRMFESGIASREDIDNGMELGCAHPMGPLKLSDLIGLDTVASVADSMYAEFKEPLYAAPPLLQRMVDAGRLGRKTGSGFYPYS encoded by the coding sequence ATGGCCGACATTGCACGCGTCGGAGTGGTGGGCTGTGGCCAGATGGGCGCGGGTATCGCGGAGGTGTGCGCGCGCAGCGGTCTCGAGGTCATGGTGGCCGAGACCACCGGTGAGGCGCTGGAGATCGGCCGTACCCGGCTGCACAACTCCCTCTCGAAGGCCGCCGAGCGCGGCAAGATCACTGCCGAGGAGCGCGACGAGACACTCGCTCGGCTGAGCTTCACCACGGACCTGGGCGAGTTCGCCGACCGCGATCTCGTCATCGAGGCCGTCGTGGAGAACGAGCAGGTCAAGACCGAGATCTTCCAGGTGCTCGACCAGGTCGTGACCCGGCAGGACGCGATCCTCGCCTCGAACACCTCCTCCATCCCGCTGGTGAAGCTGGCCGTGGCGACCTCCCGCCCGGACCAGGTCATCGGCATCCACTTCTTCAACCCGGCCCCGGTGCAGAAGCTCGTCGAGCTGATCCCCGCGCTGACGACGTCCGACGAGACGGTGAAGCGCGCCGAGGCCCTGGTGCAGGACGTGCTCGGCAAGCACCCGATCCGCGCCCAGGACCGCTCCGGTTTCGTCGTCAACGCGCTGCTGATTCCGTATCTGCTCTCCGCGATCCGGATGTTCGAGTCGGGGATCGCCAGCCGTGAGGACATCGACAACGGCATGGAGCTCGGCTGCGCCCACCCCATGGGCCCGCTCAAGCTCTCCGATCTGATCGGTCTCGACACGGTGGCCTCGGTCGCCGACTCGATGTACGCGGAGTTCAAGGAGCCGCTGTACGCCGCTCCCCCGCTGCTCCAGCGCATGGTGGACGCGGGCAGGCTCGGCCGCAAGACGGGCTCGGGCTTCTACCCGTACTCCTGA
- a CDS encoding serine hydrolase domain-containing protein codes for MTDAPLANLHWSRGYTDPAWVRRYTTAGRELLPSRRVWRGPGPARSLPTDTAGIDGLTITTPDDRTLTLPDLFAAAQTDALLVMHRGTVVYETYLHGLRPHDAHFNASAAKSYIGLLAATLAHRGTLDRDATASEYVPELAGTAFGDSTVDHLLHMGTHVSYGGRPFDKPVEAQRYFAVVAPPLRPYGYSGPTSIREHLATARATAAPGTEFRYENGNVEALAEILRRVTGTTTSALLSDMIWSHLGADEDAYYVLDGEGTEAACGGFSATARDVARLGELIRCGGAVGDRQIIPDAVVAAIPDAPDGYAKRVRFPAAPPSTPATLSYHDFWWILNDPCGSFMASGIHGQRLFISPESETVIVHYGSQVMSPVAPVAPLVPAFLQIGAHLRHTR; via the coding sequence ATGACCGACGCACCGCTGGCGAATCTCCACTGGTCCCGCGGCTACACCGACCCGGCATGGGTGCGCCGTTACACCACGGCGGGCCGGGAACTTCTGCCCAGCCGGCGGGTGTGGCGCGGACCGGGCCCCGCCCGCAGCCTGCCGACGGACACCGCCGGCATCGACGGGCTCACGATCACCACGCCCGACGACCGCACCCTGACCCTCCCGGACCTCTTCGCGGCCGCCCAGACCGACGCCCTCCTGGTGATGCACCGCGGCACCGTCGTCTACGAGACCTACCTGCACGGACTCCGGCCCCACGACGCCCACTTCAACGCCTCGGCGGCCAAGTCGTACATAGGTCTGCTGGCGGCCACCCTGGCCCACCGGGGGACCCTCGACCGCGACGCGACAGCCTCCGAGTACGTCCCCGAACTCGCCGGCACCGCCTTCGGGGACAGCACCGTCGACCACCTGCTGCACATGGGAACCCATGTCTCCTACGGCGGGCGCCCCTTCGACAAACCCGTCGAGGCCCAGCGCTACTTCGCGGTCGTCGCACCGCCCCTGCGCCCCTACGGCTACAGCGGCCCCACCAGCATCCGCGAACACCTCGCCACCGCACGCGCGACGGCCGCGCCGGGGACCGAGTTCCGCTACGAGAACGGCAACGTCGAAGCACTCGCCGAAATCCTCCGCCGCGTCACCGGCACCACCACCTCGGCCCTGCTGAGCGACATGATCTGGTCCCACCTCGGCGCCGACGAGGACGCCTACTACGTCCTCGACGGCGAAGGCACCGAGGCCGCCTGCGGCGGATTCAGCGCCACCGCCCGCGACGTGGCCCGGCTCGGCGAGCTGATCCGCTGCGGCGGCGCCGTCGGGGACCGGCAGATCATTCCGGACGCCGTGGTCGCCGCCATCCCCGACGCCCCGGACGGCTACGCCAAGCGCGTCCGCTTCCCCGCCGCGCCTCCCAGCACCCCCGCCACCCTCTCGTACCACGACTTCTGGTGGATCCTGAACGACCCCTGCGGCTCCTTCATGGCCAGCGGCATTCACGGCCAACGTCTCTTCATCTCACCGGAGTCGGAGACCGTCATCGTCCACTACGGGTCCCAGGTGATGTCCCCGGTCGCCCCCGTGGCCCCTCTCGTCCCGGCGTTCCTGCAGATCGGTGCCCATCTGCGGCACACCCGCTGA
- a CDS encoding glycoside hydrolase family 10 protein, translating into MRQWGRRGFVAGAAGVVAGVVSTVTTAGDAVAVPPRRTGAERTGAPARTGGRHVARRELRGMWVATVANLDWPSAPGLTAAAQRAELIAYLDEAVARRLNTVILQVRPTADALWPSPYEPWAQYLTGVQGKDPGWDPLGTAVSEAHRRGLELHAWFNPYRVANHTDPSRLAATHPARLHPDWVLPYGGKLYYNPGIPEVRRFVQDAMLDAVRRYDIDAVHWDDYFYPYPVAGQVFDDDATYAKYGAGFRDKAAWRRDNTDRLVRETAERIKKIKKNVQFGISPFGVWRNAATDPLGSDTRAGVQTYDDLYADTRGWVRKGWIDYICPQIYWNIGFAAADYAKLLPWWSEVVRGTEVDLFVGEALYKAGDPAQPAAWQDPAELSRHIDFAAGYDQVRGHVYFSGKDVVRDRIGAMDRVVGDHYRNRVRPPR; encoded by the coding sequence ATGCGGCAATGGGGCCGAAGAGGCTTTGTGGCGGGTGCGGCGGGAGTGGTCGCGGGGGTGGTGAGCACCGTCACCACGGCCGGTGACGCCGTCGCGGTTCCGCCCCGGCGGACCGGTGCCGAGCGGACCGGCGCACCGGCGCGCACGGGTGGCCGCCATGTCGCACGGCGCGAGCTGCGCGGCATGTGGGTTGCCACCGTCGCCAATCTCGACTGGCCCTCGGCGCCCGGCCTGACGGCGGCCGCGCAGCGGGCCGAGCTGATCGCGTACCTCGACGAGGCGGTGGCCCGGCGGCTGAACACGGTCATTCTCCAGGTCCGGCCGACCGCCGACGCGCTGTGGCCCTCGCCCTACGAACCGTGGGCCCAGTACCTCACCGGCGTCCAGGGCAAGGACCCCGGCTGGGATCCGCTGGGCACCGCCGTCAGCGAGGCGCACCGCCGCGGCCTGGAGCTGCACGCCTGGTTCAACCCGTACCGGGTCGCCAACCACACCGACCCGTCCCGGCTGGCCGCCACCCACCCCGCCAGACTGCACCCCGACTGGGTCCTGCCGTACGGCGGGAAGCTCTACTACAACCCCGGAATTCCGGAGGTCCGCCGCTTCGTCCAGGACGCGATGCTCGACGCGGTCCGCCGCTACGACATCGACGCCGTGCACTGGGACGACTACTTCTATCCGTACCCGGTGGCGGGGCAGGTCTTCGACGACGACGCCACGTACGCCAAGTACGGCGCGGGCTTCCGGGACAAGGCCGCCTGGCGGCGCGACAACACCGACAGACTGGTGCGCGAGACCGCCGAGCGGATCAAGAAGATCAAGAAGAACGTCCAGTTCGGGATCAGCCCGTTCGGTGTGTGGCGCAACGCCGCGACCGACCCGCTCGGCTCCGACACCAGGGCGGGGGTGCAGACCTACGACGATCTGTACGCCGACACCCGCGGCTGGGTCCGGAAGGGCTGGATCGACTACATCTGCCCGCAGATCTACTGGAACATCGGCTTCGCCGCCGCCGACTACGCCAAGCTGCTGCCCTGGTGGAGCGAGGTGGTACGCGGCACGGAAGTCGACCTGTTCGTGGGGGAGGCGCTCTACAAGGCCGGTGACCCCGCACAGCCCGCCGCCTGGCAGGACCCGGCCGAACTCTCCCGGCACATCGACTTCGCCGCCGGGTACGACCAAGTGCGCGGCCACGTCTACTTCTCCGGGAAGGACGTGGTCAGGGACCGGATCGGGGCGATGGACCGGGTGGTGGGCGACCACTATCGCAACCGGGTGCGCCCACCCCGCTGA
- a CDS encoding MFS transporter, giving the protein MPSQPSPPLVLDASGELGAPAFDRRRAWVVTALIVTFMIVNFADKSVLGLAADPIMEELDISHSTYGLISSSYSILFSLSGLVVGFFSSRISSRVLLFVMCLVWGLAQLPVLIVAAVPALVAGRVLLGAAEGPATPMSMHALYKWFPVGRRGLPSALQISGAALGTLMAAPVVTWLITQFGWRSAFAALAVTSLVWSAVWWFVGRDGPYDQPPVRVRAEAGGSARVPYRRLLLCGTVIGSVASAFGASWAMALSQAWLPSYLKNELTMSPGTAAAVLSAVSAFSFVLLLALSPVIDRLARRGVSMRLSSGVPQGLAVACAGTAMAVFPFVGPLPVRLVLIAVAFAVHSIAFPLHYMTAAAVVPASQRGALFGIVAATGTLPGLLAPSLTGHLLDTAPSASAGYTQSFALAAVVMIACGVVAACCIRPARDAARLGALQGLSGGSGSDRP; this is encoded by the coding sequence ATGCCCTCTCAGCCATCACCGCCGCTGGTTCTCGACGCTTCCGGTGAACTCGGGGCGCCGGCGTTCGACCGGCGCCGCGCCTGGGTCGTCACCGCGCTGATCGTCACGTTCATGATCGTCAATTTCGCGGACAAGTCGGTGCTCGGACTGGCGGCCGACCCGATCATGGAAGAGCTGGACATCAGCCACAGCACCTACGGCCTGATCTCCAGCTCCTACTCGATCCTGTTCAGCCTCTCCGGGCTGGTCGTCGGCTTCTTCTCCTCGCGCATCTCCAGCCGCGTGCTGCTGTTCGTGATGTGCCTGGTGTGGGGCCTGGCCCAGTTGCCCGTCCTGATCGTGGCGGCCGTACCGGCGCTGGTCGCCGGCCGGGTGCTGCTCGGCGCGGCGGAGGGGCCGGCCACGCCGATGTCGATGCACGCCCTCTACAAGTGGTTTCCGGTGGGCCGCCGCGGTCTGCCCTCGGCCCTGCAGATCAGTGGCGCCGCCCTCGGCACCCTCATGGCAGCGCCCGTGGTGACCTGGCTGATCACGCAGTTCGGGTGGCGTTCGGCCTTTGCCGCACTGGCCGTGACGAGTCTGGTGTGGAGTGCGGTGTGGTGGTTCGTCGGGCGCGACGGACCCTACGACCAGCCCCCCGTGCGCGTACGGGCCGAGGCCGGCGGGTCCGCCCGCGTCCCCTACCGCCGCCTGTTGCTGTGCGGCACGGTGATCGGGAGTGTGGCCAGCGCCTTCGGGGCGTCGTGGGCGATGGCCCTCAGTCAGGCCTGGCTGCCGTCATATCTCAAGAACGAACTCACCATGAGCCCGGGAACGGCGGCGGCGGTGCTCAGCGCCGTGTCCGCCTTCAGTTTCGTGCTGCTGCTGGCGCTGTCCCCCGTGATCGACCGGCTGGCCCGGCGCGGCGTGTCGATGCGCCTTTCCAGCGGTGTGCCGCAGGGCCTCGCGGTGGCGTGTGCGGGGACGGCGATGGCGGTGTTCCCCTTCGTCGGCCCGCTGCCGGTGCGGCTCGTCCTGATCGCGGTCGCCTTCGCGGTGCACTCCATCGCTTTTCCGCTGCACTACATGACGGCCGCGGCGGTCGTGCCCGCCTCCCAGCGCGGCGCGCTCTTCGGGATCGTGGCCGCGACGGGGACGCTGCCGGGGCTGCTGGCTCCGTCCTTGACGGGCCATCTGCTGGATACGGCGCCCTCGGCGAGCGCGGGCTACACGCAGTCGTTCGCCCTGGCGGCGGTCGTCATGATCGCCTGCGGGGTCGTGGCCGCCTGCTGCATCCGCCCGGCACGGGACGCCGCACGACTCGGCGCGCTCCAGGGCCTGTCCGGCGGATCGGGGTCGGACAGGCCCTAG
- a CDS encoding histidine phosphatase family protein, which yields MTSRVSLVAAARSSGLLAERFDDDRPLDHTGLYEIRLAAPALVPLGAAELRYCSPTPRSRATGDALGFAPLVQPALRDCDMGRWRGCTLADVTACEPAAVDAWLADPRSAPHGGEPLLAFISRIGGWLDTRPACDGAIVAVAEPAVVRAALVYALKAPPSTYWNVDVGPLSTVTLTGAPGRWSLRLEAGVR from the coding sequence ATGACTTCCAGAGTCTCGTTGGTCGCAGCGGCGCGCAGCTCCGGCCTGCTCGCCGAGCGCTTCGACGACGACCGGCCGCTCGACCACACCGGTCTGTACGAAATACGGCTTGCCGCGCCCGCCCTCGTGCCGCTGGGCGCCGCCGAGCTGCGCTACTGCTCACCGACCCCGCGCAGTCGCGCGACCGGCGACGCGCTCGGCTTCGCCCCGCTCGTCCAGCCGGCCCTGCGCGACTGCGACATGGGCCGCTGGCGCGGCTGCACCCTCGCCGACGTCACAGCGTGCGAACCCGCGGCGGTCGACGCCTGGCTCGCGGACCCGCGCTCCGCCCCGCACGGCGGTGAACCGCTGCTCGCGTTCATCTCGCGGATCGGGGGCTGGCTGGACACCCGCCCCGCGTGCGACGGCGCCATCGTCGCGGTCGCCGAACCGGCGGTCGTCCGGGCCGCGCTCGTGTACGCGCTCAAGGCCCCGCCGTCGACGTACTGGAACGTGGACGTCGGGCCGCTCTCCACGGTCACGCTCACCGGCGCGCCCGGCCGCTGGAGCCTCAGGCTCGAAGCGGGAGTCCGCTGA